Proteins co-encoded in one Pongo pygmaeus isolate AG05252 chromosome 23, NHGRI_mPonPyg2-v2.0_pri, whole genome shotgun sequence genomic window:
- the EIF3L gene encoding eukaryotic translation initiation factor 3 subunit L isoform X1, producing MSYPADDYESEAAYDPYAYPSDYDMHTGDPKQDLAYERQYEQQTYQVIPEVIKNFIQYFHKTVSDLIDQKVYELQASRVSSDVIDQKVYEIQDIYENSWTKLTERFFKNTPWPEAEAIAPQVGNDAVFLILYKELYYRHIYAKVSGGPSLEQRFESYYNYCNLFNYILNADGPAPLELPNQWLWDIIDEFIYQFQSFSQYRCKTAKKSEEEIDFLRSNPKIWNVHSVLNVLHSLVDKSNINRQLEVYTSGGDPESVAGEYGRHSLYKMLGYFSLVGLLRLHSLLGDYYQAIKVLENIELNKKSMYSRVPECQVTTYYYVGFAYLMMRRYQDAIRVFANILLYIQRTKSMFQRTTYKYEMINKQNEQMHALLAIALTMYPMRIDESIHLQLREKYGDKMLRMQKGDPQVYEELFSYSCPKFLSPVVPNYDNVHPNYHKEPFLQQLKVFSDEVQQQAQLSTIRSFLKLYTTMPVAKLAGFLDLTEQEFRIQLLVFKHKMKNLVWTSGISALDGEFQSASEVDFYIDKDMIHIADTKVARRYGDFFIRQIHKFEELNRTLKKMGQRP from the exons GAGATCCAAAGCAGGACCTTGCTTATGAACGTCAGTATGAACAGCAAACCTATCAGGTGATCCCTGAGGTGATCAAAAATTTCATCCAGTATTTCCACAAAACTGTCTCAGATTTGATTGACCAGAAAGTGTATGAGCTACAGGCCAGTCGTGTCTCCAGTGATGTCATTGACCAGAAGGTGTATGAGATCCAGGACATCTATGAGAACAG CTGGACCAAGCTGACTGAAAGATTCTTCAAGAATACACCTTGGCCCGAGGCTGAAGCCATTGCTCCACAGGTTGGCAATG ATGCTGTCTTCCTGATTTTATACAAAGAATTATACTACAGGCACATATATGCCAAAGTCAGT GGGGGACCTTCCTTGGAGCAGAGGTTTGAATCCTATTACAACTACTGCAATCTCTTCAACTACATTCTTA ATGCCGACGGTCCTGCTCCCCTTGAACTACCCAACCAGTGGCTCTGGGATATCATCGATGAGTTCATCTACCAG TTTCAGTCATTCAGTCAGTACCGCTGTAAGACTGCCAAGAAGTCAGAGGAGGAGATTGACTTTCTTCGTTCCAATCCGAAAATCTGGAATGTTCACAGTGTCCTCAATGTCCTTCATTCCCTGGTAGACAAATCCAACATCAACCGACAGTTGGAGGTGTACACAAGCGGAG GTGACCCCGAGAGTGTGGCTGGGGAGTATGGGCGGCACTCCCTCTACAAAATGCTTGGTTACTTCAGCCTGGTCGGGCTTCTCCGCCTGCACTCCCTGTTAGGAGATTACTACCAGGCCATCAAGGTGCTGGAGAACATCGAACTGAACAAGAAG AGTATGTATTCCCGTGTGCCAGAGTGCCAGGTCACCACATACTATTATGTTGGGTTTGCATATTTGATGATGCGTCGCTACCAGGATGCCATCCGGGTCTTCGCCAACATCCTCCTTTACATCCAGAGGACCAAGAGCATGTTCCAGAGGACCACGTACAAGTATGAGATG aTTAACAAGCAGAATGAGCAGATGCATGCGCTGCTGGCCATTGCCCTCACGATGTACCCCATGCGTATCGATGAGAGCATTCACCTCCAGCTGCGGGAGAAATATGGGGACAAGATGCTGCGCATGCAGAAAGGTGACCCACAAGTCTATGAAGAACTTTTCAGTTACTCCTGCCCCAAGTTCCTGTCGCCTGTAGTGCCCAACTATGATAATGTGCACCCCAACTACCACAAAGAGCCCTTCCTACAGCAGCTGAAGGTGTTTTCCGATGAAGTACAGCAGCAGGCCCAGCTTTCAACCATCCGCAGCTTCCTCAAGCtctacaccaccatgcctgtggCCAAGCTGGCCGGCTTCCTGGACCTCACAGAGCAGGAGTTCCGGATCCAGCTTCTTGTCTTCAAACACAAGATGAAGAACCTGGTGTGGACCAGCGGCATCTCAGCCCTGGATGGTGAATTTCAGTCAGCCTCAGAGGTTGACTTCTACATTGATAAG GACATGATCCACATCGCAGACACCAAGGTCGCCAGGCGTTATGGGGATTTCTTCATCCGTCAGATCCACAAATTTGAGGAG cTTAATCGAACCCTGAAGAAGATGGGACAGAGACCTTGA
- the EIF3L gene encoding eukaryotic translation initiation factor 3 subunit L isoform X2 codes for MSYRPVVSPVMSLTRRCMRSRTSMRTDAVFLILYKELYYRHIYAKVSGGPSLEQRFESYYNYCNLFNYILNADGPAPLELPNQWLWDIIDEFIYQFQSFSQYRCKTAKKSEEEIDFLRSNPKIWNVHSVLNVLHSLVDKSNINRQLEVYTSGGDPESVAGEYGRHSLYKMLGYFSLVGLLRLHSLLGDYYQAIKVLENIELNKKSMYSRVPECQVTTYYYVGFAYLMMRRYQDAIRVFANILLYIQRTKSMFQRTTYKYEMINKQNEQMHALLAIALTMYPMRIDESIHLQLREKYGDKMLRMQKGDPQVYEELFSYSCPKFLSPVVPNYDNVHPNYHKEPFLQQLKVFSDEVQQQAQLSTIRSFLKLYTTMPVAKLAGFLDLTEQEFRIQLLVFKHKMKNLVWTSGISALDGEFQSASEVDFYIDKDMIHIADTKVARRYGDFFIRQIHKFEELNRTLKKMGQRP; via the exons ATGAGCTACAGGCCAGTCGTGTCTCCAGTGATGTCATTGACCAGAAGGTGTATGAGATCCAGGACATCTATGAGAACAG ATGCTGTCTTCCTGATTTTATACAAAGAATTATACTACAGGCACATATATGCCAAAGTCAGT GGGGGACCTTCCTTGGAGCAGAGGTTTGAATCCTATTACAACTACTGCAATCTCTTCAACTACATTCTTA ATGCCGACGGTCCTGCTCCCCTTGAACTACCCAACCAGTGGCTCTGGGATATCATCGATGAGTTCATCTACCAG TTTCAGTCATTCAGTCAGTACCGCTGTAAGACTGCCAAGAAGTCAGAGGAGGAGATTGACTTTCTTCGTTCCAATCCGAAAATCTGGAATGTTCACAGTGTCCTCAATGTCCTTCATTCCCTGGTAGACAAATCCAACATCAACCGACAGTTGGAGGTGTACACAAGCGGAG GTGACCCCGAGAGTGTGGCTGGGGAGTATGGGCGGCACTCCCTCTACAAAATGCTTGGTTACTTCAGCCTGGTCGGGCTTCTCCGCCTGCACTCCCTGTTAGGAGATTACTACCAGGCCATCAAGGTGCTGGAGAACATCGAACTGAACAAGAAG AGTATGTATTCCCGTGTGCCAGAGTGCCAGGTCACCACATACTATTATGTTGGGTTTGCATATTTGATGATGCGTCGCTACCAGGATGCCATCCGGGTCTTCGCCAACATCCTCCTTTACATCCAGAGGACCAAGAGCATGTTCCAGAGGACCACGTACAAGTATGAGATG aTTAACAAGCAGAATGAGCAGATGCATGCGCTGCTGGCCATTGCCCTCACGATGTACCCCATGCGTATCGATGAGAGCATTCACCTCCAGCTGCGGGAGAAATATGGGGACAAGATGCTGCGCATGCAGAAAGGTGACCCACAAGTCTATGAAGAACTTTTCAGTTACTCCTGCCCCAAGTTCCTGTCGCCTGTAGTGCCCAACTATGATAATGTGCACCCCAACTACCACAAAGAGCCCTTCCTACAGCAGCTGAAGGTGTTTTCCGATGAAGTACAGCAGCAGGCCCAGCTTTCAACCATCCGCAGCTTCCTCAAGCtctacaccaccatgcctgtggCCAAGCTGGCCGGCTTCCTGGACCTCACAGAGCAGGAGTTCCGGATCCAGCTTCTTGTCTTCAAACACAAGATGAAGAACCTGGTGTGGACCAGCGGCATCTCAGCCCTGGATGGTGAATTTCAGTCAGCCTCAGAGGTTGACTTCTACATTGATAAG GACATGATCCACATCGCAGACACCAAGGTCGCCAGGCGTTATGGGGATTTCTTCATCCGTCAGATCCACAAATTTGAGGAG cTTAATCGAACCCTGAAGAAGATGGGACAGAGACCTTGA